One stretch of Tribolium castaneum strain GA2 chromosome 5, icTriCast1.1, whole genome shotgun sequence DNA includes these proteins:
- the LOC656064 gene encoding glycerol-3-phosphate dehydrogenase, mitochondrial isoform X1 translates to MASTLGKIALGGLTTTLGAGLASYLFLTDDKDNRWGAVYAQHSPPKAKRNLPSREEQIKSLQNDSFDVLIVGGGATGAGCALDAVTRGLKTALVEADDFASGTSSRSTKLIHGGVRYLQKAIMQLDIEQYRMVKEALHERASMLQSAPHLAHPLPIMLPVYTWWQVPYYWVGIKMYDVVAGRKTLKSSYLLSKKNALELFPMLRGDKLCGAIVYYDGQQDDARMNLAIALTATRHGATVANHVSVTGLLKEKDSSGKEIVCGVSVKDEITGNKWNVPAKCVINATGPFTDSIRKMDNPEVKTICSPSSGVHITLPGYYSPEQMGLLDPSTSDGRVIFFLPWQKQTIAGTTDLPCDVTHHPKPTEDEILFILEEVKNYLNPDVEVRRGDVLSAWSGIRPLVSDPNKPDTQSLARNHIVHVSDSKLVTIAGGKWTTYRAMAQETIDAAIAACCLKPVHKECQTDGLLLEGAHGWTPTMYIRLVQDFGLECEVAQHLSKSYGDRAFTVAKMAALTGKRWPIIGKKIHPEFPYIDAEVRYGVREYAVTAVDMIARRLRLAFLNVQAAQEALPEIITIMAEELGWSDEEKQKQHKDATIFLQNEMGQNVNRASRDKIPINLSKEEIQLYIKRFQIIDKDRKGYVSINDIRRSLKRDDGKEVPGEELHEILREIDTNMNGQVELDEYLQMMSAIKSGHVTYSRFARMAELEEQKHEKEMLKKKISVERSGGGV, encoded by the exons ATGGCCTCAACCCTTGGAAAAATCGCACTGGGTGGCCTCACCACCACGCTGGGTGCCGGCCTAGCCTCTTACCTCTTCCTCACAGACGACAAAGACAATCGA tgggGCGCCGTTTACGCCCAACACAGCCCCCCTAAGGCCAAACGCAACCTCCCGAGCCGCGAGGAACAAATAAAATCGTTGCAGAACGACTCCTTCGATGTGCTTATCGTCGGAGGTGGGGCCACAGGGGCTGGATGTGCGCTAGACGCCGTCACCAGGGGGCTCAAGACGGCTCTCGTGGAGGCCGACGATTTCGCAAGTGGGACTTCTAGTCGCAGCACGAAGCTGATCCATGGAGGGGTGCGCTACCTCCAGAAGGCGATCATGCAGCTGGATATCGAGCAGTATAGGATGGTCAAAGAGGCGCTGCATGAGAGGGCGTCTATGTTACAGTCAGCCCCACACTTGGCGCATCCTCTGCCCATCATGCTCCCCGTTTATAC GTGGTGGCAAGTGCCATATTACTGGGTTGGCATAAAAATGTACGACGTTGTCGCTGGTCGGAAGACCCTCAAATCATCGTATCTCCTCTCAAAGAAAAACGCCTTGGAGTTGTTTCCAATGCTTCGAGGAGACAAACTTTGTGGTGCTATAGTTTATTACGACGGCCAACAAGACGACGCCCGAATGAATCTCGCCATTGCTTTAACAGCCACCCGTCACGGCGCCACTGTGGCAAACCACGTTTCTGTGACCGGCCTCCTCAAAGAAAAAGATTCTTCCGGCAAAGAAATCGTGTGTGGCGTCAGTGTCAAGGACGAAATCACCGGAAACAAATGGAATGTCCCGGCAAAATGTGTGATAAACGCCACTGGACCCTTCACGGACTCCATCCGGAAGATGGACAATCCGGAAGTGAAAACGATTTGTTCGCCCAGCAGTGGCGTCCATATCACTCTTCCTGGGTATTACAGCCCGGAGCAGATGGGTTTGCTTGACCCCAGTACCAGTGACGGTCGCGTGATTTTCTTCCTGCCGTGGCAGAAGCAGACCATCGCTGGTACGACGGACCTCCCATGCGACGTCACCCACCATCCCAAGCCCACCGAGGAcgagattttatttattttagaagaAGTTAAGAATTATTTGAATCCGGATGTGGAAGTGAGGCGAGGTGATGTCTTGTCGGCCTGGAGCGGTATAAGGCCACTCGTTTCCGATCCGAATAAGCCGGACACGCAGTCGCTTGCCCGTAACCACATTGTTCATGTTAGTGATAGTAAATTGGTAACGATAGCTGGGGGTAAATGGACCACGTATCGTGCCATGGCTCAGGAGACTATTGATGCGGCGATTGCCGCCTGTTGTCTCAAGCCGGTGCATAAAGAGTGTCAGACTGACGGGTTGTTGCTGGAGGGGGCGCACGGATGGACCCCCACCATGTACATTCGGTTAGTGCAGGATTTCGGCCTGGAGTGCGAGGTGGCGCAACATTTGTCCAAGTCCTACGGCGACAGGGCGTTCACGGTGGCCAAGATGGCAGCGCTGACAG GGAAGCGGTGGCCCATCATCGGCAAAAAAATCCACCCCGAGTTCCCGTACATCGACGCCGAGGTCAGATACGGCGTCCGAGAGTACGCAGTGACTGCCGTCGACATGATCGCACGAAGGCTTCGTTTGGCTTTCCTCAACGTGCAAGCCGCTCAAGAAGCCCTCCCTGAGATTATCACAATCATGGCCGAGGAGTTAGGCTGGTCTGACG AGGAGAAGCAAAAGCAGCACAAAGACGCCACAATCTTCCTCCAGAACGAGATGGGCCAGAACGTGAACCGCGCCAGCAGAGACAAAATCCCGATCAATTTGAGCAAAGAAGAGATACAGTTGTACATTAAGCGGTTCCAAATTATCGACAAGGACCGCAAGGGATACGTCTCGATCAATGATATAAGGAGGAGTCTCAAG CGGGATGATGGAAAGGAGGTTCCTGGTGAGGAGCTCCACGAAATCCTTCGGGAGATTGATACGAATATGAATGGACAAGTTGAACTTGACGAGTATTTGCAG ATGATGTCTGCCATCAAGTCAGGCCATGTGACGTATTCGAGATTCGCCCGAATGGCTGAACTCGAAGAACAAAAACACGAGAAAGAAATGCTCAAGAAGAAGATTTCGGTCGAGCGCAGCGGTGGCGGcgtgtaa
- the LOC656064 gene encoding glycerol-3-phosphate dehydrogenase, mitochondrial isoform X3: MASTLGKIALGGLTTTLGAGLASYLFLTDDKDNRWGAVYAQHSPPKAKRNLPSREEQIKSLQNDSFDVLIVGGGATGAGCALDAVTRGLKTALVEADDFASGTSSRSTKLIHGGVRYLQKAIMQLDIEQYRMVKEALHERASMLQSAPHLAHPLPIMLPVYTWWQVPYYWVGIKMYDVVAGRKTLKSSYLLSKKNALELFPMLRGDKLCGAIVYYDGQQDDARMNLAIALTATRHGATVANHVSVTGLLKEKDSSGKEIVCGVSVKDEITGNKWNVPAKCVINATGPFTDSIRKMDNPEVKTICSPSSGVHITLPGYYSPEQMGLLDPSTSDGRVIFFLPWQKQTIAGTTDLPCDVTHHPKPTEDEILFILEEVKNYLNPDVEVRRGDVLSAWSGIRPLVSDPNKPDTQSLARNHIVHVSDSKLVTIAGGKWTTYRAMAQETIDAAIAACCLKPVHKECQTDGLLLEGAHGWTPTMYIRLVQDFGLECEVAQHLSKSYGDRAFTVAKMAALTGKRWPIIGKKIHPEFPYIDAEVRYGVREYAVTAVDMIARRLRLAFLNVQAAQEALPEIITIMAEELGWSDEEKQKQHKDATIFLQNEMGQNVNRASRDKIPINLSKEEIQLYIKRFQIIDKDRKGYVSINDIRRSLKSLGMKLTDDEIHHLLSDINVTYNGQLELADYLQRDDGKEVPGEELHEILREIDTNMNGQVELDEYLQMMSAIKSGHVTYSRFARMAELEEQKHEKEMLKKKISVERSGGGV, translated from the exons ATGGCCTCAACCCTTGGAAAAATCGCACTGGGTGGCCTCACCACCACGCTGGGTGCCGGCCTAGCCTCTTACCTCTTCCTCACAGACGACAAAGACAATCGA tgggGCGCCGTTTACGCCCAACACAGCCCCCCTAAGGCCAAACGCAACCTCCCGAGCCGCGAGGAACAAATAAAATCGTTGCAGAACGACTCCTTCGATGTGCTTATCGTCGGAGGTGGGGCCACAGGGGCTGGATGTGCGCTAGACGCCGTCACCAGGGGGCTCAAGACGGCTCTCGTGGAGGCCGACGATTTCGCAAGTGGGACTTCTAGTCGCAGCACGAAGCTGATCCATGGAGGGGTGCGCTACCTCCAGAAGGCGATCATGCAGCTGGATATCGAGCAGTATAGGATGGTCAAAGAGGCGCTGCATGAGAGGGCGTCTATGTTACAGTCAGCCCCACACTTGGCGCATCCTCTGCCCATCATGCTCCCCGTTTATAC GTGGTGGCAAGTGCCATATTACTGGGTTGGCATAAAAATGTACGACGTTGTCGCTGGTCGGAAGACCCTCAAATCATCGTATCTCCTCTCAAAGAAAAACGCCTTGGAGTTGTTTCCAATGCTTCGAGGAGACAAACTTTGTGGTGCTATAGTTTATTACGACGGCCAACAAGACGACGCCCGAATGAATCTCGCCATTGCTTTAACAGCCACCCGTCACGGCGCCACTGTGGCAAACCACGTTTCTGTGACCGGCCTCCTCAAAGAAAAAGATTCTTCCGGCAAAGAAATCGTGTGTGGCGTCAGTGTCAAGGACGAAATCACCGGAAACAAATGGAATGTCCCGGCAAAATGTGTGATAAACGCCACTGGACCCTTCACGGACTCCATCCGGAAGATGGACAATCCGGAAGTGAAAACGATTTGTTCGCCCAGCAGTGGCGTCCATATCACTCTTCCTGGGTATTACAGCCCGGAGCAGATGGGTTTGCTTGACCCCAGTACCAGTGACGGTCGCGTGATTTTCTTCCTGCCGTGGCAGAAGCAGACCATCGCTGGTACGACGGACCTCCCATGCGACGTCACCCACCATCCCAAGCCCACCGAGGAcgagattttatttattttagaagaAGTTAAGAATTATTTGAATCCGGATGTGGAAGTGAGGCGAGGTGATGTCTTGTCGGCCTGGAGCGGTATAAGGCCACTCGTTTCCGATCCGAATAAGCCGGACACGCAGTCGCTTGCCCGTAACCACATTGTTCATGTTAGTGATAGTAAATTGGTAACGATAGCTGGGGGTAAATGGACCACGTATCGTGCCATGGCTCAGGAGACTATTGATGCGGCGATTGCCGCCTGTTGTCTCAAGCCGGTGCATAAAGAGTGTCAGACTGACGGGTTGTTGCTGGAGGGGGCGCACGGATGGACCCCCACCATGTACATTCGGTTAGTGCAGGATTTCGGCCTGGAGTGCGAGGTGGCGCAACATTTGTCCAAGTCCTACGGCGACAGGGCGTTCACGGTGGCCAAGATGGCAGCGCTGACAG GGAAGCGGTGGCCCATCATCGGCAAAAAAATCCACCCCGAGTTCCCGTACATCGACGCCGAGGTCAGATACGGCGTCCGAGAGTACGCAGTGACTGCCGTCGACATGATCGCACGAAGGCTTCGTTTGGCTTTCCTCAACGTGCAAGCCGCTCAAGAAGCCCTCCCTGAGATTATCACAATCATGGCCGAGGAGTTAGGCTGGTCTGACG AGGAGAAGCAAAAGCAGCACAAAGACGCCACAATCTTCCTCCAGAACGAGATGGGCCAGAACGTGAACCGCGCCAGCAGAGACAAAATCCCGATCAATTTGAGCAAAGAAGAGATACAGTTGTACATTAAGCGGTTCCAAATTATCGACAAGGACCGCAAGGGATACGTCTCGATCAATGATATAAGGAGGAGTCTCAAG TCTCTAGGTATGAAACTAACCGACGACGAAATCCACCACCTCTTATCCGATATTAACGTAACTTACAACGGCCAATTGGAACTGGCTGATTACTTGCAG CGGGATGATGGAAAGGAGGTTCCTGGTGAGGAGCTCCACGAAATCCTTCGGGAGATTGATACGAATATGAATGGACAAGTTGAACTTGACGAGTATTTGCAG ATGATGTCTGCCATCAAGTCAGGCCATGTGACGTATTCGAGATTCGCCCGAATGGCTGAACTCGAAGAACAAAAACACGAGAAAGAAATGCTCAAGAAGAAGATTTCGGTCGAGCGCAGCGGTGGCGGcgtgtaa
- the LOC656064 gene encoding glycerol-3-phosphate dehydrogenase, mitochondrial isoform X2, translating to MASTLGKIALGGLTTTLGAGLASYLFLTDDKDNRWGAVYAQHSPPKAKRNLPSREEQIKSLQNDSFDVLIVGGGATGAGCALDAVTRGLKTALVEADDFASGTSSRSTKLIHGGVRYLQKAIMQLDIEQYRMVKEALHERASMLQSAPHLAHPLPIMLPVYTWWQVPYYWVGIKMYDVVAGRKTLKSSYLLSKKNALELFPMLRGDKLCGAIVYYDGQQDDARMNLAIALTATRHGATVANHVSVTGLLKEKDSSGKEIVCGVSVKDEITGNKWNVPAKCVINATGPFTDSIRKMDNPEVKTICSPSSGVHITLPGYYSPEQMGLLDPSTSDGRVIFFLPWQKQTIAGTTDLPCDVTHHPKPTEDEILFILEEVKNYLNPDVEVRRGDVLSAWSGIRPLVSDPNKPDTQSLARNHIVHVSDSKLVTIAGGKWTTYRAMAQETIDAAIAACCLKPVHKECQTDGLLLEGAHGWTPTMYIRLVQDFGLECEVAQHLSKSYGDRAFTVAKMAALTGKRWPIIGKKIHPEFPYIDAEVRYGVREYAVTAVDMIARRLRLAFLNVQAAQEALPEIITIMAEELGWSDEEKQKQHKDATIFLQNEMGQNVNRASRDKIPINLSKEEIQLYIKRFQIIDKDRKGYVSINDIRRSLKSLGMKLTDDEIHHLLSDINVTYNGQLELADYLQMMSAIKSGHVTYSRFARMAELEEQKHEKEMLKKKISVERSGGGV from the exons ATGGCCTCAACCCTTGGAAAAATCGCACTGGGTGGCCTCACCACCACGCTGGGTGCCGGCCTAGCCTCTTACCTCTTCCTCACAGACGACAAAGACAATCGA tgggGCGCCGTTTACGCCCAACACAGCCCCCCTAAGGCCAAACGCAACCTCCCGAGCCGCGAGGAACAAATAAAATCGTTGCAGAACGACTCCTTCGATGTGCTTATCGTCGGAGGTGGGGCCACAGGGGCTGGATGTGCGCTAGACGCCGTCACCAGGGGGCTCAAGACGGCTCTCGTGGAGGCCGACGATTTCGCAAGTGGGACTTCTAGTCGCAGCACGAAGCTGATCCATGGAGGGGTGCGCTACCTCCAGAAGGCGATCATGCAGCTGGATATCGAGCAGTATAGGATGGTCAAAGAGGCGCTGCATGAGAGGGCGTCTATGTTACAGTCAGCCCCACACTTGGCGCATCCTCTGCCCATCATGCTCCCCGTTTATAC GTGGTGGCAAGTGCCATATTACTGGGTTGGCATAAAAATGTACGACGTTGTCGCTGGTCGGAAGACCCTCAAATCATCGTATCTCCTCTCAAAGAAAAACGCCTTGGAGTTGTTTCCAATGCTTCGAGGAGACAAACTTTGTGGTGCTATAGTTTATTACGACGGCCAACAAGACGACGCCCGAATGAATCTCGCCATTGCTTTAACAGCCACCCGTCACGGCGCCACTGTGGCAAACCACGTTTCTGTGACCGGCCTCCTCAAAGAAAAAGATTCTTCCGGCAAAGAAATCGTGTGTGGCGTCAGTGTCAAGGACGAAATCACCGGAAACAAATGGAATGTCCCGGCAAAATGTGTGATAAACGCCACTGGACCCTTCACGGACTCCATCCGGAAGATGGACAATCCGGAAGTGAAAACGATTTGTTCGCCCAGCAGTGGCGTCCATATCACTCTTCCTGGGTATTACAGCCCGGAGCAGATGGGTTTGCTTGACCCCAGTACCAGTGACGGTCGCGTGATTTTCTTCCTGCCGTGGCAGAAGCAGACCATCGCTGGTACGACGGACCTCCCATGCGACGTCACCCACCATCCCAAGCCCACCGAGGAcgagattttatttattttagaagaAGTTAAGAATTATTTGAATCCGGATGTGGAAGTGAGGCGAGGTGATGTCTTGTCGGCCTGGAGCGGTATAAGGCCACTCGTTTCCGATCCGAATAAGCCGGACACGCAGTCGCTTGCCCGTAACCACATTGTTCATGTTAGTGATAGTAAATTGGTAACGATAGCTGGGGGTAAATGGACCACGTATCGTGCCATGGCTCAGGAGACTATTGATGCGGCGATTGCCGCCTGTTGTCTCAAGCCGGTGCATAAAGAGTGTCAGACTGACGGGTTGTTGCTGGAGGGGGCGCACGGATGGACCCCCACCATGTACATTCGGTTAGTGCAGGATTTCGGCCTGGAGTGCGAGGTGGCGCAACATTTGTCCAAGTCCTACGGCGACAGGGCGTTCACGGTGGCCAAGATGGCAGCGCTGACAG GGAAGCGGTGGCCCATCATCGGCAAAAAAATCCACCCCGAGTTCCCGTACATCGACGCCGAGGTCAGATACGGCGTCCGAGAGTACGCAGTGACTGCCGTCGACATGATCGCACGAAGGCTTCGTTTGGCTTTCCTCAACGTGCAAGCCGCTCAAGAAGCCCTCCCTGAGATTATCACAATCATGGCCGAGGAGTTAGGCTGGTCTGACG AGGAGAAGCAAAAGCAGCACAAAGACGCCACAATCTTCCTCCAGAACGAGATGGGCCAGAACGTGAACCGCGCCAGCAGAGACAAAATCCCGATCAATTTGAGCAAAGAAGAGATACAGTTGTACATTAAGCGGTTCCAAATTATCGACAAGGACCGCAAGGGATACGTCTCGATCAATGATATAAGGAGGAGTCTCAAG TCTCTAGGTATGAAACTAACCGACGACGAAATCCACCACCTCTTATCCGATATTAACGTAACTTACAACGGCCAATTGGAACTGGCTGATTACTTGCAG ATGATGTCTGCCATCAAGTCAGGCCATGTGACGTATTCGAGATTCGCCCGAATGGCTGAACTCGAAGAACAAAAACACGAGAAAGAAATGCTCAAGAAGAAGATTTCGGTCGAGCGCAGCGGTGGCGGcgtgtaa